In Leptospira kirschneri serovar Cynopteri str. 3522 CT, the genomic stretch AATACACTTTGGTTTAGATTTTTTTAATTCATTTTCAAAAGAAGTTATTCTCAAGACAGTAATTGAACTTGCAGATCGATTTAATTCAGAAACGTATTTCCTCGAATATAATTCCATAAAACATTCTTTACGAAATAAATTTGGATCATTTCAAATTGAAATCGGTCCTTTGGAAAATAAAGTAAAAATTAACGGCGGGGATTACGGCTCAACTTTTAGAAAAATAGAAAGATTATCGAAAAATAACAAACATCACTTATCAACAAGTAAGATTTTTTCTCAGTGGAATCCAGATAGATTATTTAGTGAAATTCAAATTCTATCTTTATTGATATCTAATATTAAGAGTTTCTTGATAGCAATCAATTGTAAAGAACATCATAAGATTGAATTTAAATTACCAAAGACTGAATTTTTAAAAGACTATCAAAACTTACCGGAACCAGAACTTATATCAGGGGAACTTGAAAGATGGAGTATATCACCTAATTATAAACTTATTGATAAAAATGAACTCCTAAAAATAATCCAGGAAAAATTTCCTGGATTATTTAAACAAGAATACGATGTTTAACAATTTTTTATCATTTGAATATCGGACATTCTAAATGGTGATGGTTTTGACCGACCCAATTTTTCTAGACTTTTAATTTCTCATGATCAGCCCGCTTTTTTCTATAAGCCATTTAGGATTTTCAGATTCGTTTTTACTTTGACGTATAATAGTCAACGGCTTTCGATCTGAAATTCCTTGAGAGTAATTTCATGACGATCTGCTTGACGATCTAACGAATCTGCCATTTTAAATAGTTTTTCTTTTCGAACTCTTGCTTGAAGAAATTTTTCTCCTCTGGAAAGTTTTGCCAATTCTCTCAGTTCGCTGGCTCTGGCCCTTTTAGCTACAGCAGTTGCTCTGAGATAATTTGCGATCGCTTGTTTTTGTCCTGGAGTAATTGCACTTTCTACGAGTGCTTTTTCCAAAAGTCTTTCTTCTTCCTCTTCACTGACTGAAAAGATCGGATTGAAAAATCCAAATGCAAAAATCAATATTAAGACGGAAACAAACCTGTGTAAAAAAAGTTCTTTCCATGTATTCAGAAACGAAACCTTCATCTCTAACCTCTATCTTCAGGAAGAAGATTTCATACCCGATTCCTTTTTCAAGGACTTTCCGTTCTATTCGGGTTTCCATTTGACAACACAAGACTCTCCACAAAACTCATTTGTAAGCGTACCTATAGCTCAATGGATAGAGTACAGGCCTCCGGAGCCTGTGGTCCGGGTTCGAGTCCCGGTAGGTACACATATTAGGGATTAGTTAGTGTATTACATAGTATTTATGTAGGACTCGAAGCTTTTTCGTGAGAGCATTTGTAGCGATCCTTAAAGAGCGTCACAAATGCGACATGAGTCATGGATGACGAATGGGCGGAAAAGACGCCGTGGAGCTAGTCGAAACAGGATGTGAGACTGCGTAACGGCGAGTCCCGGTAGGTACACATATTAGGGATTAGTTATTATATTACATAGTATTTAATGTGAGCAGGGATTTAGAGAATGAGAAAGAATTTTCTAAAAGTGGTAGTTCCCACAGTTTAGTATTTTACGGTAATTTCAAGGTTTTGTAAGAGTTCCCACATCCATTTTTTCGCGGTAAAACAAAATTTTAGGAAACGGATTCCTTATACACCAAACCCACGTTAAATACAAAGAGCCAATCTACATTAGTTATAACGAATATAGATTCTCTTCAAGGCAAGATTTGCAGGAGGATAATTCGGCTGAATTTGAATCGCTTTTTCGTATTCCAAACGAGCCAACTCGATATGACCTAAAATTTCCAAACAGGAACCTGCATTAAAATAAGGATACACCGGGACTTCGTAACGAGGAGCCAACTTCGCTTTTTCAAACCAAGAAAGTGCTTCCTGAAAACGTTTTTGCTGAAGTAGATAAACGCCTATATCATTATAAGGATTTCCTAATGTAGGGTCCGTTTCAATTGCAATTTTACAAAATTCGATCGCACGATTTAACTTACCCGCAAGAGAATAAGACCAACCTAAAAACGTCCAGGCTTCTGAAGTAGGTTTTGCAGCAATGGACATTCTATAATGTTTAGAAGCCAGTTTGAGATTTCCCTTGGTTTGGTAATCGTAAGCGGTCAAAAAATGTTTCTTCGCTTCCTCCGATTCCCCAAAAGATTGTAAGTAAATTGGATTCATCTATATTTTAGACGACGTTCATTTTACAGAAAAGTTTAAGAATTTCAGAAAGGTAGTATTAAAAAAACTGTCCACTTCACTTGAAAAATGATTGTAGAGTAAAAATCCACACCAATAGAACAAAGTAGCGCTCACAAGAGTTTTTGCAAGAGATCTGCCGATTTGGGGAGAGGCGGAATAAAAAATCCTCAATAAAACCACAGGCCACAAAAACAAAAGAAAAAAATAAAACCCTTTTCCGACTCCGTAAATCCAAGAAACAATTTCCACAGGA encodes the following:
- a CDS encoding LIC10421/LIC12816 family protein, which gives rise to MKVSFLNTWKELFLHRFVSVLILIFAFGFFNPIFSVSEEEEERLLEKALVESAITPGQKQAIANYLRATAVAKRARASELRELAKLSRGEKFLQARVRKEKLFKMADSLDRQADRHEITLKEFQIESR
- a CDS encoding tetratricopeptide repeat protein, with the translated sequence MNPIYLQSFGESEEAKKHFLTAYDYQTKGNLKLASKHYRMSIAAKPTSEAWTFLGWSYSLAGKLNRAIEFCKIAIETDPTLGNPYNDIGVYLLQQKRFQEALSWFEKAKLAPRYEVPVYPYFNAGSCLEILGHIELARLEYEKAIQIQPNYPPANLALKRIYIRYN